A single window of Rubripirellula lacrimiformis DNA harbors:
- a CDS encoding proprotein convertase P-domain-containing protein, with protein sequence MVLNPESIGSSTWMRWMTALLRSAIRSWHLRWASAVGLCLAAAVPSALAQSGMRESLERLDRDGDGEIEPHEITPLARPYLKRVAEARRMSLDRDNDIEKWQEAARVYHATVNDAASRYVDPDLESSIQSFTLGDDEPLVPEFGLSEVRYPYIQDDLERAEQLLRRYDRNRDGSIDREEARRTRWANRNPFDDDLNLDGRLGRLELSQRYARRRLMDDSSDDEIREVQREQYEMRTSSGRRGRDDRSDWWRRGGTGYYLTASMMSRFDGNRNGRLDAAEMVALGVPVGRLDIDRDSEVSREELHAYLSELQQQAGDPALGIPTWFFERDVDRDDQVTMAEFAEDWSQTAIGEFSALDGNDDGILTMAEVANSAALTGGDFVNETAMILPPRKTVISEIVIEESFEIADLNVQLSITHSHVSKLDGYLVAPNGERVELFTEVGGAGNHFDKTIFDDQASVPITKASAPYEGRYLPEAVTKRKPGFSQFNGTNSQGVWKLVVAGSRNDLFGMLHRWALIIKPRDTVAPSYELSAATETDADALDMTEVDNAEPRLSDAGEVGTAIDGQADAALTDAEAIRARRAALIQEYRAKLSELLEAENRALDEAEATQ encoded by the coding sequence ATGGTGTTGAACCCTGAATCGATTGGATCGTCGACTTGGATGCGATGGATGACGGCTTTGCTGCGGTCTGCGATACGTTCCTGGCACCTTCGCTGGGCATCCGCGGTGGGGCTATGCTTGGCCGCAGCGGTGCCGTCGGCGCTGGCTCAGTCCGGAATGCGCGAGTCGCTAGAGCGGTTAGATCGGGATGGCGACGGCGAGATCGAGCCGCATGAAATCACTCCGCTCGCACGACCGTACCTGAAACGGGTCGCCGAGGCGCGGCGGATGTCGCTGGACCGGGACAACGACATCGAAAAGTGGCAAGAAGCTGCTCGGGTCTACCACGCCACGGTCAATGATGCGGCCAGTAGGTACGTCGACCCCGACTTGGAATCCAGCATCCAGTCCTTCACTCTGGGCGATGATGAACCCCTGGTCCCAGAGTTCGGGTTGTCGGAAGTGCGATATCCCTACATCCAAGATGACTTAGAGCGTGCCGAGCAATTGCTGCGTCGCTATGACCGCAATCGAGATGGATCGATCGATCGTGAAGAAGCCAGACGAACACGTTGGGCCAACCGCAACCCGTTCGACGATGATCTAAACCTGGATGGTCGGCTAGGTCGTTTAGAACTGAGTCAACGATACGCAAGACGACGATTGATGGACGATTCGTCGGACGACGAAATCAGAGAAGTGCAGCGAGAACAGTATGAAATGCGAACGTCCTCTGGTCGGCGTGGTCGTGACGATCGATCGGATTGGTGGCGCCGCGGTGGCACGGGATACTATCTGACTGCGTCGATGATGTCTCGATTTGATGGAAACCGAAACGGACGCTTGGATGCTGCCGAAATGGTCGCTTTGGGAGTCCCGGTCGGACGCCTGGATATCGATCGAGATAGCGAAGTATCCCGAGAGGAGTTGCACGCCTATTTGAGCGAGCTGCAACAACAGGCTGGGGATCCGGCGTTGGGGATTCCGACGTGGTTCTTCGAACGCGATGTCGATCGCGACGACCAAGTCACGATGGCTGAGTTTGCCGAGGACTGGTCGCAGACGGCGATCGGCGAGTTCAGTGCGCTGGACGGCAACGATGACGGCATTCTGACGATGGCGGAAGTTGCAAACTCAGCGGCGCTGACCGGCGGTGACTTTGTCAACGAAACCGCGATGATCCTGCCGCCGCGCAAGACCGTGATTTCTGAAATCGTAATCGAAGAGAGTTTCGAGATCGCTGACCTGAACGTCCAGCTTTCGATTACTCATTCGCATGTTTCCAAACTAGACGGTTACTTGGTTGCGCCCAATGGCGAACGGGTTGAATTGTTCACCGAGGTTGGCGGGGCAGGAAATCACTTTGATAAGACGATTTTCGACGACCAAGCTTCGGTCCCGATCACCAAGGCGTCGGCGCCCTACGAAGGCCGCTATCTTCCCGAAGCGGTTACGAAGCGAAAGCCAGGGTTCAGCCAGTTCAATGGCACGAACAGCCAAGGCGTTTGGAAACTCGTGGTGGCGGGATCCAGAAACGATCTGTTTGGCATGCTGCACCGCTGGGCGTTGATTATCAAGCCTCGCGATACGGTCGCCCCCAGCTACGAACTCTCTGCAGCCACAGAAACCGACGCCGATGCCCTGGACATGACTGAGGTCGACAATGCCGAGCCACGGCTTAGCGACGCAGGTGAAGTAGGGACGGCCATCGATGGCCAGGCGGATGCCGCTTTGACAGATGCCGAGGCGATCCGAGCTCGCCGTGCAGCCTTGATTCAAGAGTATCGTGCGAAACTGAGCGAACTATTGGAAGCAGAAAACCGTGCCCTCGACGAAGCTGAGGCGACTCAGTAA
- a CDS encoding aldo/keto reductase, translated as MNLNPSASHPAATPIGQTGVSLPPIVFGNSSLGNIYRVIDDDVKRQIVAEWFAQSPGIPAVDSAGKYGAGLSLEVTAKALAGLGVASESIVICNKLGWRRVPLQTPEPTFENGIWFDLEYDAVQDISYDGIGRCFDQGCELLSPYRPQMVSVHDPDEYLDAAIDDADRTARWDDILGGYRRLRELRDSGQVAAIGVGAKDWRASKRLADQCELDWVMLATSLTVYRHDRELLEFVESLHQRGIAVINSAVFHAGFLTGGNFFDYRAVTGDTEEDRQLIDWRKRFQAVCKRFDVQPAAACVAFGMSIPGVIATALNSSRPERVAQNVALVSDSPSNDFWLAMKDDQLIDSEFPYLGTA; from the coding sequence ATGAATTTGAATCCGTCCGCGTCGCACCCGGCTGCCACGCCCATTGGGCAGACCGGTGTCAGCCTGCCTCCCATCGTGTTTGGAAACAGCTCGCTTGGGAATATTTACCGCGTCATCGATGACGACGTGAAGCGCCAAATCGTGGCCGAGTGGTTTGCTCAATCGCCGGGCATCCCTGCGGTTGATTCGGCAGGTAAGTACGGGGCAGGGTTGTCGCTAGAGGTGACAGCCAAGGCGTTGGCGGGTTTGGGAGTGGCGTCGGAATCGATCGTGATTTGCAATAAGCTGGGGTGGCGGCGCGTTCCCTTGCAGACTCCCGAGCCGACTTTCGAAAATGGGATTTGGTTCGATCTGGAATACGATGCTGTTCAAGACATCAGCTACGACGGAATTGGCCGTTGTTTTGACCAGGGCTGCGAACTGCTATCGCCATATCGTCCTCAGATGGTGTCCGTCCATGATCCCGACGAATACCTCGATGCGGCGATCGACGACGCAGACCGCACCGCTCGTTGGGACGATATTCTAGGCGGCTATCGGCGTCTAAGAGAGCTGCGTGATTCCGGTCAAGTCGCGGCGATCGGAGTCGGCGCCAAAGATTGGCGCGCGTCAAAACGATTGGCCGACCAGTGTGAATTGGACTGGGTCATGTTGGCTACCTCTTTGACCGTGTATAGGCACGACCGCGAATTGTTGGAGTTTGTCGAATCGTTGCACCAGCGTGGGATCGCGGTGATCAACTCGGCTGTTTTCCATGCTGGTTTTCTGACGGGCGGAAACTTCTTTGACTACCGCGCGGTCACCGGCGACACCGAAGAGGACCGCCAGTTGATTGATTGGCGGAAACGGTTTCAAGCGGTCTGCAAACGATTTGATGTCCAGCCGGCCGCCGCGTGTGTCGCGTTTGGAATGTCAATTCCGGGGGTCATTGCCACGGCGCTGAACAGCAGTCGGCCTGAGCGCGTCGCGCAGAACGTCGCACTTGTTAGCGATTCGCCGTCCAATGATTTTTGGTTGGCGATGAAGGACGATCAGCTGATCGATTCTGAATTTCCGTATTTGGGCACAGCTTGA
- a CDS encoding helix-turn-helix transcriptional regulator, whose translation MPLNPKPDPEFVSVQVSEARRYYLDLKPSNEAGLTVVCGGVEKVRSDYEINRDQFPYFGIEMVTEGRGELVLDGNLFPLSPGMVFAYGPRTPHQIRNLPADRMRKHYIDFAGTQAEQLVRGSGLLDGKPLRLTRMHELVEIFDLIDREARADSDTVAEICEHLLRLLLVKIRQCSLAEGPATTRAFATYERIRRHIEAHSLRFHTIEEVALECDVTPIHLSRLFRRFGGVGAYRFLLRTKMNHAAALLLEENLLIKDVAERLNFADAFQFSRAFKRVYGIPPKQLIESSLS comes from the coding sequence ATGCCGCTGAACCCGAAGCCTGACCCCGAATTCGTTTCCGTCCAGGTATCCGAAGCTCGCCGCTACTACTTGGATTTAAAACCATCCAACGAAGCTGGGCTAACCGTGGTTTGTGGCGGAGTGGAAAAGGTCCGTTCTGACTACGAAATCAACCGCGACCAATTTCCTTACTTTGGCATCGAGATGGTAACCGAGGGGCGCGGCGAACTGGTCCTTGACGGGAACCTTTTCCCGCTTTCGCCCGGAATGGTGTTCGCCTACGGCCCCAGAACACCCCATCAGATCCGCAATCTTCCAGCCGATCGGATGCGGAAACATTACATCGACTTCGCCGGCACCCAGGCCGAGCAATTGGTCCGCGGATCGGGCCTCTTGGACGGCAAACCGCTTCGCCTGACTCGCATGCACGAGCTTGTCGAGATCTTTGACTTGATCGATCGCGAAGCTCGAGCCGACAGCGACACGGTGGCGGAAATTTGCGAGCACCTGCTACGGTTGCTGTTGGTCAAAATCCGACAATGCAGCTTGGCCGAAGGTCCAGCAACGACACGCGCGTTTGCGACCTACGAGCGAATTCGCCGACACATCGAAGCCCATTCGCTTCGTTTTCATACGATCGAAGAAGTCGCGTTGGAATGCGACGTCACACCGATCCACCTATCGCGTCTGTTCCGACGTTTTGGTGGAGTCGGCGCGTACCGTTTCCTGTTGCGAACCAAGATGAACCATGCGGCCGCCTTGCTGCTAGAAGAAAACCTGTTGATCAAAGACGTCGCCGAGCGATTGAACTTCGCGGACGCCTTTCAGTTTTCACGTGCATTCAAGCGGGTCTACGGCATTCCGCCAAAGCAACTGATCGAATCGTCGCTTAGCTGA
- a CDS encoding YqaE/Pmp3 family membrane protein, producing the protein MAAVENRVLMIILAILLPPLAVFLKSGFGSQFLLNVVLTIFGFYIVGIIHALLVTR; encoded by the coding sequence ATGGCTGCCGTCGAAAATCGCGTGTTGATGATCATCCTGGCGATCTTGTTGCCACCACTGGCAGTGTTTCTGAAGTCCGGCTTTGGTAGCCAATTCCTTCTGAATGTTGTGCTGACAATCTTCGGGTTCTATATCGTCGGCATCATCCATGCGTTGCTGGTGACCCGCTAG
- a CDS encoding tagaturonate epimerase family protein yields the protein MLHLEKYTFGVGDRFAHQAGAQLRAFIQLADEGIDVTPVWNKSNREHNFVGSEPQSVYDAAKAATEKLGWDKAWHVDADHIQLKTVGPFLPCSDFFTIDVADSIGKAAPAEEVTGFVDRHPELVGTLKLDGLSAPLEVTRDDVQRVAEQYLLAVKEAGQIYRHIADAKGADNVAAEVSMDETDTPQTPPELLIILAALSDEKIPVQTIAPKFTGRFNKGVDYVGDLDQFKREFNDDVAVIAHAVKTYGLPDSLKLSVHSGSDKFSLYPIIRECLQRTGAGLHLKTAGTTWLEEIIGLAEAGGDGLKLAKEIYAYALEHVEEFCAPYASVIDIDQSKLPDAETVNAWDGPRLASAIRHIQDNEHFNAHMRQLLHVSFKVAAKHGSRYTDMLKANEEIVGNEVTKNIYDRHLKPLFVG from the coding sequence ATGCTCCATCTGGAAAAATACACCTTCGGCGTCGGCGACCGATTTGCTCACCAAGCGGGCGCGCAATTGCGAGCTTTCATTCAATTGGCCGATGAGGGAATCGATGTGACGCCGGTTTGGAATAAATCCAATCGCGAGCACAACTTTGTGGGGTCCGAGCCACAAAGTGTCTACGATGCCGCCAAAGCAGCGACGGAGAAACTGGGGTGGGACAAGGCATGGCACGTTGATGCTGACCACATCCAGCTGAAGACAGTGGGCCCGTTTCTTCCCTGCAGCGACTTCTTTACGATCGACGTTGCGGATTCCATCGGTAAAGCGGCACCCGCAGAAGAAGTGACTGGCTTTGTCGATCGCCACCCCGAGTTGGTCGGCACATTGAAGTTGGATGGTCTGTCGGCGCCACTGGAAGTGACTCGCGATGACGTTCAGCGCGTTGCCGAGCAGTATCTGTTGGCGGTCAAAGAAGCGGGCCAGATCTATCGTCACATCGCCGACGCCAAGGGAGCCGACAACGTAGCGGCTGAGGTATCGATGGACGAAACCGATACCCCACAAACACCGCCCGAACTGCTGATCATTTTGGCGGCTTTGTCGGACGAAAAAATCCCAGTCCAAACGATTGCACCGAAGTTCACTGGTCGTTTCAACAAGGGTGTCGACTACGTCGGTGACCTGGACCAGTTCAAGCGGGAGTTCAACGATGACGTCGCTGTTATCGCGCACGCGGTGAAGACCTACGGGTTGCCCGATTCGCTAAAACTAAGCGTGCACAGCGGCAGCGATAAGTTCAGCCTGTACCCCATCATCCGTGAATGTCTGCAACGAACCGGGGCCGGATTGCATCTAAAGACCGCCGGAACGACTTGGTTGGAAGAGATCATTGGATTGGCAGAAGCCGGTGGCGATGGTTTGAAGCTGGCAAAAGAAATTTACGCTTATGCCTTGGAACACGTCGAAGAGTTCTGTGCCCCGTACGCCAGCGTGATCGACATTGATCAAAGCAAGCTGCCCGACGCAGAAACGGTCAATGCTTGGGACGGTCCACGGTTGGCCAGCGCGATTCGGCACATTCAAGACAACGAACACTTCAACGCGCACATGCGTCAGTTGCTTCACGTCTCGTTCAAAGTCGCGGCCAAACATGGTTCACGTTACACCGACATGTTGAAAGCCAACGAAGAGATTGTCGGGAACGAAGTCACCAAGAATATTTACGATCGTCACCTGAAGCCATTGTTCGTTGGCTAA
- a CDS encoding alpha-L-fucosidase, with the protein MLAGSAIAQAADPATLPNPKVAPSVAKIETAIAQGPFQPDWKSLGKYEIPQWYKDAKFGIFIHWGAYSVPAHGSEWYPRQMYIKDQRRGVNFFDYHVKTYGPQKTFGYKDFIPEFKAEKFDAAQWAKLFKDTGARYVIPVAEHHDGFPMYDCAFTRWDASEMGPKRDVIAELSTAVRAEGMKFGVSSHRAFNWMFYVRDESFDNADPSLADLYGRPLPFLFDEDAADYQKKFPPQDQQFKDDWLARSCELVDKYKPDVFWFDFGITPKQDATYETNSYADHLKKFAAYYYNQSSEWNDGLGIINYKFNAFPEDAAVLDKERSKMAEIRKPFWQTDTAVSSSSWGYTKNQKYKTPDRLVDDLVDIVSKNGCLLLNVGPRPDGTIPEEDQAILKAIGGWLDINGEAIYDTSYWTTFGEGPTSVSTGHVSEAKDKPFTAQDLRFTTRDDVLYVTGLAWPDNHRVKVASLAKGSKLYTDDVKSVTLLGSDETVTWTQDTDGLNVKLPKTRPSEFAYVLKITK; encoded by the coding sequence ATGTTGGCTGGTTCTGCGATCGCCCAAGCGGCCGATCCAGCGACGCTTCCGAATCCCAAGGTCGCTCCGTCGGTCGCCAAGATCGAAACTGCGATCGCCCAGGGGCCTTTCCAGCCCGATTGGAAGTCGCTTGGAAAATACGAAATTCCACAGTGGTACAAGGACGCCAAGTTCGGCATCTTCATTCACTGGGGGGCCTACAGTGTTCCGGCACATGGCAGTGAATGGTATCCACGTCAGATGTACATCAAGGACCAACGTCGCGGAGTCAACTTCTTTGACTATCACGTCAAGACGTACGGCCCACAAAAGACTTTTGGCTACAAGGATTTCATTCCCGAGTTCAAAGCAGAGAAGTTTGACGCGGCCCAATGGGCCAAGCTGTTCAAGGACACCGGCGCGCGTTATGTGATCCCCGTGGCAGAGCACCACGACGGATTCCCGATGTACGACTGTGCGTTCACGCGTTGGGACGCCAGCGAGATGGGGCCCAAGCGTGATGTGATCGCCGAACTTTCGACTGCCGTTCGTGCCGAAGGAATGAAGTTCGGTGTTAGCAGCCACCGAGCGTTCAATTGGATGTTCTACGTTCGTGATGAATCGTTCGACAATGCTGACCCGAGTCTGGCGGATCTTTACGGCCGACCGCTGCCGTTCCTGTTTGATGAAGATGCGGCGGACTACCAAAAGAAGTTCCCGCCCCAGGATCAACAGTTTAAAGACGATTGGTTGGCTAGGTCTTGCGAATTGGTGGACAAGTACAAACCCGACGTATTCTGGTTCGACTTCGGAATCACCCCCAAGCAGGACGCGACGTATGAAACCAATTCGTATGCCGATCACCTGAAAAAGTTCGCGGCCTATTACTACAACCAGTCGTCCGAATGGAACGACGGGTTAGGAATCATCAACTACAAGTTCAATGCGTTCCCCGAAGACGCTGCGGTCTTGGACAAGGAACGATCCAAGATGGCCGAGATCCGCAAGCCTTTTTGGCAGACGGATACCGCGGTCAGTTCAAGTTCGTGGGGCTACACCAAGAACCAAAAGTACAAGACGCCGGATCGTTTGGTCGATGACTTGGTCGACATCGTCAGCAAGAACGGTTGCCTGTTGTTGAACGTCGGACCACGTCCCGACGGGACCATCCCAGAAGAAGATCAAGCGATTTTGAAGGCGATCGGCGGATGGTTGGATATCAACGGCGAAGCGATCTACGACACATCCTATTGGACAACGTTCGGCGAAGGCCCAACGTCGGTATCAACCGGTCACGTTTCGGAGGCCAAGGACAAGCCGTTCACGGCACAGGATCTTCGCTTCACGACTCGTGACGATGTGCTTTACGTCACCGGTTTGGCGTGGCCCGATAATCACCGTGTGAAGGTTGCGTCGCTTGCCAAGGGATCCAAGCTGTATACCGACGATGTCAAATCGGTCACGCTGCTGGGATCCGACGAAACCGTGACCTGGACGCAAGATACCGATGGCTTGAACGTCAAGCTGCCCAAGACCAGGCCGTCTGAGTTCGCGTACGTTCTGAAGATCACCAAGTAG
- a CDS encoding secretin N-terminal domain-containing protein: MNSARPQLASSLDCDMRSRTTLSRRSVSPNKWLPVLAAILALGPASALMADEPSAVEAFEKTSPPTAQDTAQSAPDSIPTAVVGSVDVDTAAGELETEPGAGSSDHGDDNVTSGLRFSFNGVPWRDVIRWIADESEMALHVGDLPPGSFTYSDNTEYSPADAIDRINLFLIAEGFTLVRSGDLLSVINLADPRSLQQLDVLAKQIPLESLDSIEGNHEVVKCMFPLGQIDSDDAVDELSALKLMSSPTVLSKTNQLIITDTVAKLRNVRSVLAAFEPDLMDNVAVVKNFALKHVSAEDVLLVARPHLGLATGEMIGIDVSLSSDLQGKHIFVTGIEDKVDLIQRLVEAIDQPEARSDGAGDTRLLRSHFVTGGNVDTVYNILQTILHGESVRISIDETSSSIVALASPSVHKEIEETVAQVQASDAAFEVIPLVNTDPYFVITLLEQMLNLPGPYDDADPDAPKIDGDPGNRRLFVRGKQHQIDQIKKIVAGLESSATGGVSGPGAPDGDDLTRLLPLKGRRAESLLETAAQFWRSPNSVIVYPTPDSVLENVIERVPGQESDTSGRDWSESGSPRQPVELPTGGQSPESKSPRRSNAPRELTVVSNSRVPPIRCQLTDRGILLQSDDIEALDRFESHLRLIAGPTDALPSRPIVFYLQHAKPADALRMLGELLDGGEAAGDGEAGTLVNGYVAGGKSGSLLGSMVSAQDGTTTMMSGSITVVADSRLNRLIAQGTQDDLQRIASYLKIIDKDSSITSIETYGRAQVIELQNSKADDVADAIRQAFVGRVAEEKGKAAQAGATTLKADSAAARAVAARDGKTSRKEEPKVAAADLEPKMTVAVHEASNSLIVTAPDALFKEVEALVEHIDARGEQAVEVVTPLNSELFGMLLQHLASEDPQSGPIRSSVTTSSRSTRSTSNGRGR, from the coding sequence ATGAACTCTGCCCGACCTCAGCTTGCTTCAAGCCTGGATTGTGACATGCGGTCTCGGACAACTTTGTCCCGTCGCAGCGTTTCACCGAACAAGTGGCTTCCGGTGCTGGCCGCGATCCTTGCACTCGGTCCTGCGTCCGCATTGATGGCGGATGAACCGTCCGCGGTAGAAGCATTCGAAAAGACGTCTCCGCCGACGGCACAAGACACCGCCCAATCAGCACCGGATTCCATCCCCACCGCCGTTGTTGGTTCAGTGGATGTTGATACAGCAGCGGGCGAACTTGAAACCGAACCCGGCGCAGGATCCAGCGATCACGGAGACGACAACGTCACATCGGGACTGCGATTCTCGTTCAACGGCGTGCCATGGCGGGATGTGATTCGGTGGATCGCCGACGAATCCGAGATGGCGCTTCACGTGGGTGACCTTCCGCCGGGAAGCTTTACCTATTCGGATAATACGGAGTACAGCCCTGCCGACGCGATCGATCGGATCAATCTGTTTCTGATCGCCGAAGGCTTCACCCTGGTTCGCAGCGGCGATCTGTTGTCGGTGATCAATTTGGCGGACCCACGAAGTTTGCAACAGCTAGATGTGTTGGCGAAACAGATTCCGTTGGAATCGCTCGATTCGATCGAGGGGAATCACGAGGTGGTCAAGTGCATGTTCCCGCTGGGGCAGATCGACTCGGATGACGCGGTCGATGAATTGTCGGCTCTGAAACTGATGTCTTCGCCTACGGTGTTGTCGAAAACGAACCAGTTGATCATCACCGATACCGTTGCAAAGCTGCGGAACGTGCGTTCTGTGCTGGCTGCTTTCGAACCGGATCTGATGGACAACGTCGCAGTCGTCAAAAATTTTGCGTTGAAACACGTCAGCGCCGAAGACGTGTTGTTGGTCGCACGACCCCACCTCGGTCTGGCAACCGGTGAAATGATCGGAATCGATGTCAGCTTGTCATCCGACCTGCAAGGCAAACATATCTTTGTCACGGGCATCGAGGACAAGGTCGATTTGATCCAGCGATTGGTCGAAGCGATCGATCAGCCCGAGGCGCGGTCCGACGGGGCCGGCGACACAAGGCTGCTTCGTTCGCACTTTGTGACGGGCGGGAACGTCGATACGGTTTACAACATTCTGCAGACGATCCTGCACGGAGAATCCGTACGGATTTCGATCGATGAAACGAGCAGCAGCATTGTCGCCTTGGCGTCGCCGAGCGTTCATAAAGAGATCGAAGAAACCGTTGCTCAGGTGCAGGCATCGGATGCGGCGTTCGAAGTCATCCCGTTGGTCAACACGGACCCGTATTTTGTGATCACGTTGTTGGAACAGATGTTGAATCTGCCAGGTCCGTATGATGACGCCGACCCGGACGCTCCGAAAATCGACGGTGATCCAGGCAATCGGCGACTGTTTGTTCGTGGCAAACAGCACCAGATTGATCAAATCAAAAAGATTGTGGCTGGGTTGGAATCCAGTGCGACCGGCGGTGTGTCGGGACCGGGTGCGCCCGACGGCGACGACCTGACCCGCCTGTTGCCGCTGAAAGGTCGGCGGGCCGAGAGTTTGCTAGAAACGGCAGCACAGTTTTGGCGTTCGCCCAATTCCGTCATCGTGTACCCCACGCCCGATTCGGTGTTGGAAAATGTGATCGAGCGAGTTCCAGGTCAGGAATCCGACACCAGCGGACGGGATTGGTCGGAATCGGGATCGCCACGCCAGCCCGTCGAACTTCCCACGGGCGGTCAATCGCCGGAGTCTAAGTCGCCTCGTCGTTCAAACGCACCCCGTGAATTGACGGTGGTTTCCAACAGTCGGGTCCCGCCGATTCGGTGCCAGCTAACCGACCGCGGGATCCTTTTGCAATCCGATGACATCGAAGCCTTGGATCGTTTTGAATCGCACCTGCGTTTGATTGCTGGTCCCACTGACGCTTTGCCGTCGCGTCCGATCGTGTTCTACCTGCAACACGCTAAACCCGCCGACGCGCTGCGGATGTTGGGTGAACTGCTAGACGGTGGCGAAGCGGCCGGTGACGGCGAGGCAGGAACGCTGGTCAATGGCTATGTCGCCGGTGGCAAGTCGGGTTCTCTGTTGGGCAGCATGGTATCGGCCCAGGATGGCACCACCACGATGATGTCCGGATCCATCACAGTTGTCGCGGATTCGCGATTGAATCGGTTGATCGCGCAAGGGACCCAAGATGATCTTCAACGCATCGCGTCCTACCTGAAAATCATTGACAAAGATTCCAGCATCACGTCCATCGAAACATACGGACGTGCTCAAGTGATCGAGTTGCAAAACAGCAAAGCGGACGATGTTGCCGATGCCATTCGGCAGGCATTTGTAGGTCGGGTCGCCGAAGAAAAAGGAAAGGCAGCCCAGGCAGGGGCGACGACGCTAAAGGCGGACAGTGCTGCTGCCCGAGCGGTGGCCGCACGCGATGGGAAAACGTCGCGCAAGGAAGAACCGAAAGTCGCCGCCGCCGACCTCGAACCGAAGATGACGGTGGCTGTTCATGAGGCCAGCAATTCGTTGATCGTGACGGCGCCGGACGCGCTCTTCAAAGAAGTCGAGGCCTTGGTCGAACACATCGACGCAAGGGGCGAACAAGCCGTCGAAGTGGTCACACCACTGAACAGTGAATTGTTTGGGATGCTGTTGCAGCATTTGGCGTCCGAAGACCCGCAATCGGGGCCCATTCGATCGTCGGTCACCACGTCGTCGCGAAGTACTCGGTCGACTTCCAACGGCCGCGGAAGGTGA